One Lutra lutra chromosome 7, mLutLut1.2, whole genome shotgun sequence DNA window includes the following coding sequences:
- the MAPK1IP1L gene encoding MAPK-interacting and spindle-stabilizing protein-like codes for MSDEFSLADALPEHSPAKTSAVSNTKPGQPPQGWPSSSPWNNPSAPPSVPSGLPPSATPSTVPFGPAPTGMYPSVPPTGPPPGPPAPFPPSGPSCPPPGGPYPAPTVPGPGPTGPYPTPNMPFPELPRPYGAPTDPAAAGPLGPWGSMSSGPWAPGMGGQYPTPNMPYPSPGPYPAPPPQAPGAAPPVPWGTVPPGAWGPPAPYPAPAGSYPTPGLYPTPNNPFQVPSGPSGAPPMPGGPHSYH; via the coding sequence TTGGCAGATGCACTACCTGAACATTCCCCTGCCAAAACCTCTGCTGTGAGCAATACAAAACCTGGCCAGCCTCCTCAAGGCTGGCCGAGTTCCAGCCCTTGGAATAACCCAAGCGCTCCACCTTCTGTGCCGTCCGGACTCCCGCCAAGTGCGACACCCTCCACTGTGCCTTTTGGACCAGCACCAACCGGAATGtatccctctgtgcctcccaccGGACCACCTCCAGGACCCCCAGCACCCTTTCCTCCTTCTGGACCATCATGTCCCCCACCTGGCGGTCCTTATCCAGCCCCAACTGTGCCCGGCCCCGGCCCCACGGGGCCATATCCTACACCAAATATGCCCTTTCCAGAGCTTCCAAGACCATATGGTGCACCCACAGATCCAGCTGCTGCTGGTCCTTTAGGTCCATGGGGATCCATGTCTTCTGGACCTTGGGCACCTGGAATGGGAGGGCAATATCCTACCCCTAACATGCCATACCCATCTCCAGGGCCATAtcctgcaccccctccccaagcACCAGGGGCAGCGCCACCCGTTCCGTGGGGCACTGTTCCACCAGGAGCCTGGGGACCACCAGCACCATATCCTGCCCCTGCAGGATCATATCCCACACCAGGACTCTATCCCACTCCCAACAATCCTTTTCAAGTGCCTTCAGGACCTTCTGGTGCTCCACCGATGCCTGGTGGCCCCCAT